The Candida albicans SC5314 chromosome 5, complete sequence genome includes a region encoding these proteins:
- a CDS encoding putative serine hydrolase (Ortholog(s) have cell division site, cell tip, cytosol, nucleus localization), giving the protein MPPKKNVTYKGKILFLHGYTQSASLFYAKTSALRKKLIKLGYKCVYLNGPYVLTPADLPTTDSLSKFGSATTDTDDVTYRAWWVKKDKTNDAINLDESIATIKNYIQKGEIIADNDLKVEEETEEEKKLPIVGILGFSQGAAFGGVVAHKFHELFETDPLKFVVLYSGFKLDTSKKAGNDKYDEYYPHTEEEVKSGGFKYLHVLGELDTVVAEDRGYSLYEHTKSSSDILKHPGGHFVPNSKMYVDNVANWIEAHQNGSQSKSEAPEDDIDSLLDMMDNFGKA; this is encoded by the coding sequence ATGCCACCAAAGAAGAACGTCACATACAAGGGGAAGATACTATTTCTCCATGGATACACTCAATCTGCATCTTTATTCTATGCCAAGACTTCTGCATTGAGAAAAAAGCTCATCAAGTTGGGTTACAAATGTGTGTATCTTAATGGACCTTATGTGCTAACTCCAGCAGATTTGCCAACAACTGATTCCTTATCCAAATTTGGATCTGCCACAACGGACACAGATGATGTGACATACCGTGCATGGTGGGtcaaaaaagataaaaccAACGATGCCATCAATTTGGACGAGTCTATTGCaacaataaagaattaCATACAAAAAGGCGAGATCATCGCAGACAATGACTTGAAAGTAGAAGAGgaaactgaagaagaaaagaagttGCCTATTGTTGGTATACTTGGGTTCTCTCAGGGTGCTGCATTTGGTGGAGTCGTAGCACATAAATTTCatgaattgtttgaaaCAGACCCTTTaaagtttgttgttttatattCTGGATTTAAATTGGACACTTCAAAAAAGGCAGGTAACGACAAGTACGATGAATATTACCCTCAcacagaagaagaagttaaaAGTGGTGGTTTCAAATATCTTCACGTGTTGGGAGAGTTGGACACTGTGGTAGCAGAAGATCGTGGCTATTCGTTGTATGAACATACGAAGTCATCTTCCGATATTTTGAAGCATCCAGGAGGTCACTTTGTTCCGAACTCCAAAATGTATGTCGACAATGTAGCGAACTGGATTGAAGCCCATCAAAATGGATCTCAGCTGAAGTCTGAAGCGCCAGAAGACGATATCGATTCGTTGTTGGACATGATGGATAATTTCGGGAAAGCGTGA
- a CDS encoding nucleotidase (Possible pyrimidine 5' nucleotidase; protein present in exponential and stationary growth phase yeast cultures; Hap43p-repressed gene): MTVSNSQTVNYINPELTEAENAKPGRHVNLPFGYGPIPQQFKNKKIFFFDIDNCLYPRSTRIFEMMQVKIHDYFKKSLSLNDEDAHNLHMNYYKTYGLAIEGLVRNHQVDALDYNSKVDDALDLHSVLRYDSDLRKTLIAIKESSKFDYFWLVTNAYKNHALRVISFLGIGDLFDGLTYCDYSKDPIICKPMPEYFYNCFELTQLDYQNSAVLSEQYFIDDSELNVKEAKRLGVGHVIHYVELSSDVEKLKAKPDFEEFYGTGDNSDPNKIWILNKIQNLPNLIGCT, translated from the coding sequence ATTACATAAATCCTGAATTGACAGAGGCCGAGAATGCTAAACCTGGCAGACACGTCAATTTACCGTTTGGATATGGCCCCATTCCACAGcaatttaaaaacaaaaagatctttttctttgatatAGATAACTGTTTGTATCCACGATCCACCAGAATATTCGAAATGATGCAAGTCAAAATACACGATtactttaaaaaaagtttGAGTTTGAACGACGAGGATGCTCATAATTTACACATGAACTACTACAAAACATACGGATTAGCGATCGAAGGATTAGTGAGAAACCATCAGGTGGATGCATTGGACTATAACTCCAAAGTTGACGATGCATTGGATCTACACTCTGTATTACGTTACGACTCCGATTTGAGAAAGACATTGATAGCAATCAAAGAATCATCCAAGTTTGATTACTTTTGGCTCGTCACAAATGCTTACAAGAACCATGCATTGAGAGTAATTTCGTTCTTGGGTATTGGTGATTTGTTTGATGGATTAACCTACTGTGATTACTCCAAGGATCCAATTATATGTAAGCCAATGCCAGAATATTTTTACAACTGCTTTGAACTTACTCAACTTGATTATCAGAATTCTGCAGTGTTATCAGAACAATATTTCATTGATGACAGTGAACTAAATGTAAAGGAAGCCAAAAGATTGGGTGTTGGCCATGTTATCCATTATGTGGAGTTGTCAAGTGATGTTGAAAAACTTAAAGCAAAACCAGATTTCGAAGAGTTTTATGGCACAGGGGACAACCTGGATCCAAACAAAATTTGGATTCTAAACAAAATCCAAAACTTACCAAATCTAATTGGTTGCACGTAG
- a CDS encoding protein disulfide isomerase (Ortholog(s) have protein disulfide isomerase activity, protein disulfide oxidoreductase activity, protein-disulfide reductase (glutathione) activity, role in protein folding and fungal-type vacuole localization) — MIFNYLLALFQILVLASARAQADEYASDPNIFELTPSNFDKVVHKSNYTTLVKFYAPWCGYCQKLQPVYHKLGKYINKDAKYSINIASVNCDKDYNKQLCSQYQVRGFPTLMVFRPPKYEKGKQVKLQKHASEVYQGERTVKSITKFLTSRLKNYVKKFHNIRSDGIAEWLAEDIPSVLLISNANSVSPLLKSIAIDFLDRVNVGMISKFNDESHKFVIGDKEIEVPATSKSSLFYFNKEKGELVAYTKSDKLNDKIKITEWIIEQTQQQPIEGPLSKKEKKYYYKYRTGKKKIEHDEL; from the coding sequence ATGATTTTCAACTACTTGTTGGcattgtttcaaattcttgttttagCCTCTGCTAGAGCTCAGGCAGATGAATATGCGTCAGACCCAAATATTTTCGAGTTGACGCCTTCAAATTTTGACAAAGTGGTTCACAAGTCGAATTACACTACTTTGGTAAAGTTTTACGCCCCTTGGTGTGGATACTGTCAGAAATTACAACCAGTATACCATAAATTGGGCAAATACATCAATAAAGATGCAAAGTATTCCATCAATATTGCTAGTGTAAATTGTGATAAGGATTACAATAAACAGTTGTGTTCACAATACCAAGTTCGAGGATTTCCCACATTAATGGTGTTCAGACCTCCTAAATACGAAAAGGGGAAACAAGTAAAGTTGCAGAAACATGCCAGTGAAGTTTATCAAGGTGAGAGAACTGTCAAGTCAATCACCAAGTTTTTAACTTcaagattgaaaaattatgtGAAAAAGTTTCACAACATCAGAAGTGATGGTATTGCTGAATGGTTGGCAGAAGATATACCTTCTGTTTTACTTATTTCCAATGCAAATCTGGTTAGTCCATTGTTGAAATCCATAGCCATTGATTTTCTTGACCGTGTCAACGTCGGAATGATATCCAAATTTAATGATGAGTCGCataaatttgttattggcgataaagaaattgaagttCCAGCTACCTCCAAATCGAGCTTGTTCTATTTTAATAAGGAAAAGGGAGAGTTGGTGGCTTATACTAAATCTGACAAATTAAATGACAAGATCAAAATAACTGAATGGATAATAGAACAAACCCAGCAACAACCAATAGAGGGCCCATTATCCaagaaggaaaagaagTATTACTACAAATATAGAACaggaaaaaagaaaatagaaCATGACGAATTATAG
- a CDS encoding uncharacterized protein (RNI-like superfamily domain-containing protein; early-stage flow model biofilm induced; Spider biofilm induced) codes for MKSTTAANVDFFENLTSLPLDIIARIIAYLPRCILPEILSFARIRDIVASEILSAIDITDWTRNCYKNNAARTRASHCICNVFTIKPKNFKLAMDQWHMHPKLLKIGDFSTFQYILETDPEILHKAIHLHGRFHPENIDDPNPSFELLINSGTRFDSLFLSSFGNVHSLPAITKNLQLSSTILEDYNIGGLKKLSLDMTLHSETEVPYNLYSNMEELHLLLCYPTNMILPKKLRKLIVDTSHENRVAFAPQALFNLEYIKYFQSCMKSLNETRLVTPNLKSLYLSCCHKFSDFGSLKRLKHLQDLKIYDCIYPIDLFNGKAFSELRRFEYTASSIDGKLPNFEVPETFKNLTLTFPANLKVLSINNAMFMKINLNTLKLPTSLTNLKLSNTPLSEGYLYFPENLRFIEIDVPKVSFKSDFQLPRAAVEVTIEADIIIFEGTDFIYNLPEKLSHLTLKAGFKGAIVPLTQKVKWPSSMKYFYLKNFYTDEEQLRLLNLKESNLQTIEIFRGRVKKLPDDLFPVSVKSLSLIRMGIEELPQSFECLQNLHQLYLRFNNLKNVKPVKLPLSNLKYLDLSCSKLRLLSPFLQSNLEEARFDDEITVVTECNWNLNVIDARQMLKKIKGLSLYVDGFHKTLKNISSHSSRLHILDVHDDPFFDEQEYNASLEVVSSCSSEDLYCGSDSDSDEEENERAKKRRKKGNPQ; via the coding sequence ATGAAGTCAACAACTGCCGCtaatgttgatttttttgaaaacctAACAAGTCTTCCGCTAGATATTATTGCTAGAATCATTGCTTACTTGCCTAGGTGCATTTTACCAGAAATATTGTCTTTTGCACGGATTAGAGATATTGTTGCTTCTGAAATTTTGTCAGCCATAGACATCACTGATTGGACAAGGAATTGTTATAAAAACAATGCCGCTAGAACTAGAGCCTCCCATTGTATTTGTAATGTGTTTACCATAAAACCAAAGAACTTTAAATTAGCAATGGACCAATGGCATATGCATCCTAAACTACTCAAGATTGGGGATTTCTCTAcatttcaatatattttggAGACTGATCCAGAAATTCTACACAAAGCTATACATCTTCATGGACGTTTTCATCCGGAAAATATCGATGATCCAAACCCATCTTTCGAGTTACTCATAAATTCTGGTACTAGGTTTGATTCTTTATTCTTGTCATCTTTTGGAAATGTGCATTCATTACCCGCTATTACCAAAAATCTCCAGTTATCTTCTACCATATTGGAAGATTACAATATTGGTGgactaaaaaaattgtcTTTGGATATGACACTCCATTCTGAAACGGAAGTTCCATACAATTTGTATTCTAATATGGAGGAATTGCACTTATTATTGTGTTACCCGACTAATATGATCTTGCCTAAAAAATTACGTAAACTAATCGTCGACACATCACACGAAAATAGGGTAGCTTTTGCACCACAAGCATTGTTCAATTTAGAATATATAAAGTATTTCCAGTCATGTATGAAGTCTTTAAATGAAACCAGATTAGTTACCCCGAATTTAAAACTGTTATACCTTTCATGTTGTCATAAATTTTCAGATTTCGGAAGTTTGAAACGATTAAAACATCTTCaagatttaaaaatatatgATTGTATTTACccaattgatttgtttaacGGCAAGGCTTTTTCTGAGTTAAGAAGGTTTGAATATACAGCTTCATCTATTGATGGAAAATTGCCAAATTTTGAAGTTCCAGAAACTTTTAAGAATTTAACCTTGACTTTTCCTGCAAATTTAAAAGTGTTATCGATCAACAATGCAATGTTTATGAAGATCAATTTAAACACTTTAAAACTTCCTACTTCATTGACAAATCTAAAGCTTTCAAATACACCCTTAAGTGAAGGATATTTGTATTTTCCAGAAAATTTAAGATTTATAGAGATTGACGTGCCAAAAGTATCATTTAAAAGTGATTTTCAGCTTCCCAGAGCGGCCGTAGAAGTGACCATAGAGGCCgatataattatttttgaagGGACTGATTTTATCTATAACTTACCAGAGAAGCTATCACATTTGACCTTGAAGGCTGGCTTTAAGGGAGCAATAGTGCCTTTAACTCAGAAAGTCAAATGGCCCTCACTGATGAAATACTTTTatttaaagaatttttatACTGATGAAGAGCAATTAAGAttgttaaatttgaaagaatCAAACCTTCAAACGATTGAGATTTTTAGAGGTAGAGTTAAGAAATTGCCTGATGATTTATTCCCAGTTAGTGTCAAAAGTTTGTCGTTAATAAGAATGggaattgaagaattgcCTCAATCCTTTGAATGCTTGCAAAACTTACACCAATTATACCTTAGGTTTAATAACTTGAAGAATGTGAAACCTGTTAAATTACCATTATCAAACttgaaatatttggatCTATCTTGTTCAAAACTCCGTTTATTATCACCATTTTTGCAGTCGAATCTTGAAGAAGCACgttttgatgatgaaataaCTGTAGTTACTGAATGTAATTGGAATTTGAATGTCATTGATGCCAGacaaatgttgaaaaaaataaagggGCTCAGTTTATATGTTGATGGATTCCATAAAACCTTAAAGAACATATCCCTGCACTCTTCACGTTTGCACATTTTAGATGTTCATGACGATCCCTTTTTTGATGAACAGGAATATAATGCCAGTCTAGAGGTTGTATCTAGCTGCAGCTCAGAAGATCTTTATTGTGGAAGTGATTCTGATCTggacgaagaagaaaatgagAGGgcaaagaaaagaagaaaaaagggGAATCCACAATGA
- a CDS encoding uncharacterized protein (Putative adhesin-like protein): MSSSLGAPYNEYARLYDVGSSPVESSPFTTYTTVFTVLLLLLAFGSLSMALLGDVKQKSAVSYTLNAIVASISIGLSAIYVSNYVGVYI; the protein is encoded by the coding sequence ATGTCATCTTCCCTTGGAGCTCCATATAACGAGTATGCCCGTTTATACGATGTTGGATCATCTCCAGTCGAATCCAGTCCATTTACAACCTATACAACCGTGTTTACagtgttattattattacttgCATTCGGGTCTCTATCCATGGCCTTGTTAGGTGACGTGAAACAGAAAAGCGCTGTCAGCTACACACTCAATGCAATTGTTGCTTCTATATCGATTGGTTTATCTGCAATTTATGTGTCTAATTATGTTGGTGTTTATATTTAG